Below is a window of Malania oleifera isolate guangnan ecotype guangnan chromosome 1, ASM2987363v1, whole genome shotgun sequence DNA.
AAGCAATCCTTTTATTACCAGTTCAATTATCATACAATCCTTCAATTGCCATAATATTTTGAACAAGTACTAAGCAGTATAATGGTGCCACTACTAAACCTTAACAAAATCAAACAGCAGAAATAAATTTTAAGCctctataaattaaaatataattagaaTAATAATAACTGCAAATGAATACAAATTAAAAGATATTACAATTAAAATAGAAATTACTTGGTAAttattttactttttctttaattCCAAGAAAAGGCCAATTGTACATAAAGattgaaaatgacaaaaaaaaaattggatcaattttttatttttataaattttagggatattttatttaaattttatgctAAATCATATAGCAATTATTTTTTCATTCAAAACTTGTGTACACAATGATTCAATTCAACAGTGAAAACAAAAAATTCTAGCACAACTAAAAATAGACAACAAAAGCTAAACACTAGCAACACAGCATACACATGGCCATCAATGAATAAAATGATACAAAACAGCCTCAATTAACATTGTTGCAAATAATAGAAAAATTTGTACAACAAATTACTAGAGCTATACACTTGACTGCTAAAACTTTTAACcaatataacaataaaataaaaaaacattatgCCATTATTAAATGCTTTCTTGGTTTTACTTTTCCTTTTTATGACCTATGCTGCACGGAATGTGAATTGATTTACCATATTCTAAACTATTTAGGTTCTGCCAAATCAATCCTTCTTCATCTAACAACTCAATGGTCATCTCCAATCATGTCTACTCTTACAGCCTTGACCTTTTATTATCCTTCTCTTTTTCTTGCAAATTTCAACTTAAACCTTCTTTTACCAGTGCCATACCTTCTCTTCATTAGGTGCTACTTACAATGCTTACAAATGTATTCATCCTAATAGCTTTGTCTGCTACTCTgttctctttctttccctttctttttttttttaataaaaagaaagacAATGTTTTGTTGATCTTACAACTATCCAAGCTCTTCACTTTGGTCCAATTTTCTAATCAAGCATAAAATACATGTTTGGAATTTCCTACAATAATGAGGAAAGCAGGTAAAGAACAAACTCACATCATCCAGCAGCAAACTGTTGCAGTAATAACCAATGTTAGGTGGAACCTGCATCATAGAGTGCATGTTAGCCATTTGTAAATTGAAGATGAGGACAGTGTGTACATTACTGGAGTgacgtatttaaaaataaagtgTATAAAGGTATGTAATTTGTCACACAGAATGATAGCACGTAGaaaaagcaaatgaaaataaatgTCCCACCAATTCACAGATGAATTGACTGAACATCCACCAGAATTGGTCATAATGTATGTTATTTCCCAAAATCAGAAGTCAGGTAAACAAAGGTTGCACACTTACACTCACTAGAGCAGGGTCCAGTCCACGCTAAGTTAGAATAAGCACATGTTTGAAATTACTATATTTTGAGACACAAAAGATTAAGATATAATGACTGAATTTAATGTTGGGGGAAGAAATAGAAAAATCTATAGGCATGAGATGCTGAAGAGTAACCATTGGTCATTCAGGAATATAAGGAAATTAAAAAGAACATTATGTGACTtgaaattagagttaatgaaagAAGTAGAAACTGAAAAGGCCCTCATTCTAATTTGTATGATCAATGTATACCTATCAAATGATAAAACAGTTCACGACTTGTCAAATATGGTTAAGAACTTAAGATTGAGGAAGCTGCAAGGGCATGGGGAAGAAGTGAAGAACAAAAAGTTGTCAATTGATGTGGTGAAACATGTCGTCATAGCCTATGACTTCATAGACAACTGGACCTTAGATAGAGAAGATTGCCAAAAAGGGGAAGGGGGAGTTCAATGGCCTAGCCTAAATAGTTAAAATAAGGGTTTTCAAGGTCCAGCAGTGTATTCCTGTTCACTACAGATAACTAGAAACATTACCATATTATACAAATTCAGACTCAGTCCACTGAGATCAAAGCAATTCATGAACTTGAATGAGGCTGGGAATTTGGATAAAACCCCATACAgttttgtattaaaatttgtacGTACACATAATTTGAATCTCAGTATCAAATTTGCATTCCCAAACACTGCATAAAAGAACTAcaacaataaaaagaattttaCATTTAGTTAAATGAGCATATTTAAAGGGCATATTTAAAGGCTGATCAATGTTACTTTCACTTTAACCGCCTAATACATCATATCTAGATTCGGAGATACAAACAACGATAACAAAGAATCTAAAGGCGGAAGCATACAAATTCGTAGAAGGTCCTCTGTTGCAGCAGATTCTGGTACACAGAGAAGCAATGATCCCCGCCACAATGAATATTAGGGTCGTGACCAGAAACCCCATTGCCGATTCGATCTCGCCCACCGGAAGAAAGCGTAAATCTGaataaaagaaaactcaaatttttggaacaaaaaacacaaaatttcGAATCAAAATAGAAACTTCTTCTCATCTGCAAGTGCAAGAATGCATTCTACCTCAATCcctaaaatttacaccactatgGCATGAATTTAAATCTCAAAAATTAACTGATTAATTTAAGTGCACGTATAACgaactcagagagagagagagagagagagagagagagagagagagagaacctgaaGCTCCGGCGATCTTGCGATGCTTCTCCGGGGGAAGTGAAACTCTGGCGGTGCTTTTGGTGGATTGATTTCCGTCCGAGTTCAGACGTGAGTTACCGTCTATGAGAGAGAATCTGTATGGACGGCACGGGTTACGTTTGGAGAACTGCAAGGCCGGCCCATGTTTTGCTTCTTTATTGGATTTATCGGTTGGGCTCAATTGGATGAGGAATGAGCTGAGTCAGCCTAGCCAAGACACTGGGCTAAACATTGGCTCGTGGGCTCGTCTAGACACTGCCAAATTTTGTTCAAGCTCTCAAAATAACCAAAGCCCGGACCATTTATTGTTTGAGGAATGGTGCTTGAGGCGACGTTTGAAACATGAAAAAATATACAAATTTATTTTCTTGTATTTGATTAtccaaaaaatgagaaaatattaaaatataaataattcagcaaacaaaattttatttttttatataattaatattttattctttatattttaaattattttagaatacttttatttttaattattttctataCAAAGTGAAAATATTGCAGAATATACATTGAATTTTATCAAATAAACCCTTGGGCACGAGTTTTTTGAGAATGGAATtatgaaatattttaatttatttttatgctTCTAGATTTTGTTCATTCGATAATTCTTTTGATGGGTTAATAAAATGTATCGTTTCCAATAAATCCTATTGATTTTAGACTTTAATCTTAATATCATTcgaataaaataagtagacacaTACACTATtgctaaaaaaaattaacatttttaCTTAATTAGCACCATTAAACTCTATATTGTCTTGTTGAAAACATTTCAAATCAAGACTTTTGACTTTTTTATTAGAAGTTTCAAGTTTGGATCTTGACAAGGAGTGGACAAAGTATGAGAAAGAAGATGCATCGACTATGTCTCGTTCTATGACCCAAACTGGTGCATGCCTCCAactaatataaaaaataaagaattcaTTAGTTTTTATTAATTACACACAAACTTAGCTTTGGTTTTTATCTATTTCTCCAACATTAGCATCTATTTCAAATTATTTATCACAAAAATTTCTTTGTAAAAAGgtatgttgaaaattaaacttgacggtGGCAACAAAACTTGACGGTAGTAGCTCCACCAACCCAATTATTTATGTTGAAATTATTAAGCTGCAGGCAACCTACCCCACCTACTAGCCCACCTCTGTTGAAGTTAATTTCCACATACTGTTCTAGCAATTCCTATAAATagatgtttgtgtgtgtgtgtgtgtgtgtgtgtgtgtgtgtatgtaatgtaatatgtggtgtagagagggacATTAACTAGTGAGAgtatataaattttgtattttgaattctcctttgtaattttcaaattttattaaaattgaaAGAGTTGTTTGCAATTGAGTGCAATTCCTCACtgagttcaatcacaaccagtgattgagtgagtcccctccacccatcagtggtatcagagcgtttaGGTTCATTGAAATTTGCCAAACAGAGGTGAACAgaggaaattcaaatttttttgtcAAATTCAAAGTTGCTTAAAATCCAAAACTGAGTATAGCATTCTAAAATTCACGTCCAAACGAGTCCAACTGTGAAAACCACATCTCAAATGAAGTTCGAGAGTCTTTACACGCACTGACAGATGAAACAACGTCGTCTACACATGCCTCACGTGCCCACAAAAGAGCTGACCGATGACCTTACGCTCCGCACGTGCCTTCATGCGTCATCTTTGCCCAACTGACGTGATCCAACCCAGAAATCCGATCCGCAACCCGGCCCAGCAACCCGGATCCAGACCCATAAGCACGACCTGACTCGGTTGACTGACCTGCGTCCAATCGCCAACACACGGCATGCCCAGATTCCGCCACGTGGCGTAACGGTAATCATTGACGTCGtttgtaacaacccaaataataatgggatttataTAATAAGAGGAGGGGAAATGAAAACGGTAATAAAGGAAGGAAGTCAACTTCGTTGACAAACGtgattgcattttggaaggaaaaaccaaaaaggaatcatcagggcttcgtcgacaagggtttaagaaatttcgtcgacgaagaaataccaagagagttttgagccgactgaatttcgtcgacaaggattgaatttcgtcaacgaaattattgaaggattcgttgaCAAATGACATGGCTTATCGACGAATCCAGttttataaatagaaaaattcagatttttaacttcattattaagcaaccttcgccctctctctctctcctcttcggttctttctctctctctctctcatcgattttgggccgaatttacgCTAGTTCAACATTTcgaagtcaccacaacgctcctggggaagttccctccaaatctgtcggagcagatcgttggtgaaagtaagttggaaatcatccttgagttgaggtaagactttttaagccaaatttggtcttatgacagttataggaaatgatgtacacgtagaaatactgaaatttaatactgaaagttttcaactttagggtattgatcaggaaaccctacgaGTGTGAGACTAGAGTTTATAGGgacttttctcagtagccaggtaagagaataaacaaaagcagttacttttcacgcaaattactattatttatgagtaaatagatttcctaaaaatatgtatgatattagcatattatggaattaatgcacttttgggaaaaatactgttattatgttggaACGAGTATATACGTATGAGATgccataaatcatgattttcaaatgcaatgaatagttttaatacaacaaatgtgtgacataaatattattttacgtggagaaatattttgatatgataatgatgtaaATGCAGTATGATCTGAGAGGTTATGAaggtatacagtacattatgatttttataaatgcatgataaaatcattattttcagaatgacatatttatgtatgatatcggcgcgaggccgtaattatgatatgttcggcacgaggccgtaattatgatgtgtttggcacgagaccgtaattatgatatgttcggcacgaggccgtaattatgaaagatgctatataatcatgtattgtatgttatcagaacccggatgttagtttagttcagttcaaaagctcggtactgtagctatatagatcagatatctatattcagattagtgctaaccaccccacgagggggtaggagacggatagtcgatgtgtctttcagtagagtgtggacgtccacctgacagtccggactagggtgtggcggactcttcgtacttacagacatatttgattcgacagtggttggctagccattgttgggtcccgccttcgggctgcacaacccgtcatagggggtaatacatgacattagctaactattcatcctgggtatgttttcagtattattagtataatagatgttttatgtatgatacgacttactagaaaatatgaaagcatgtgattatttagtatgatatgatgaacgtttacgaaaatatgaaatgtactgtatatgtgtaattgcattaaatgttcatgttgtcacacggctgtatttagtttattttcccttactgagatgtgtctcacccccaacattaattaattttttaggagatctTGAGTGACCGGCGGGTCATGGTCGCCGTTGAGTTAAGGATATTTcctcgttaggagggtaagatttttgtactagggtcagaatcattttgtgtttgaccctagagttattttgatgtttatgaggatgtataaaaatatagtattatgatgttgtagtaaactccgGTATTATGCTTGATGAATGGATGGTTTCAATTTTAtgattgctgctgcttaggtttccgctgtgtttgataggtgtccccgttacccatgggttcgggttgaccattttatctattatgtgacattttatattaagaagttGAGGTCGCTACATCGTTAATCTCCATTAAGTCAGACCGACCCAGTTAAACCggtccataatttttttttagctAGTTTAGTGATTTTTAAACCgattttttgcaacccaaaaccggttcctaaagCTTTTCGATcttctgaacacattggtggTATCAGATTTGGAAAAAATCTATCCCAATCACTCCATTTTTTGATATATCAAATCTAATGGCTAACAGTATTGTACAAGCAGTTATTCCAAAGTTGACAAAGGAGAACTATGACAATTGGTCTATCCAAATAGAGGTCTTATTAGGTGcttaggatgtcatggacattgtTGAAAATGGGTACAAAGAAGCCACATGTCATGCCTCGACCtcgaaaatgggacctaggggtgaaaatgtaatctaacctatccctgtatccaacaaatcatccaaagatacaaaacaataaatgagggtccaaccccgtggggttccaaggcaccctatacatatccataaacaacagaatatacgcagcggaaaaaggtcattttatacacacatggtaccataccagagtctatacaaaggagtcaaactccaCAAAAATAGCACCAACCCAGGTGGCAGCCAAAACTCCCAAAGGACCACCCATCACAAGCTTAGGACTTACCCAGGTACCTCCCACAATTTACggaccactacgctcctacacccaGAAGCTAGCTTCagttacctgaaggacctgaaaaatatgtacgtacaataagggtgagacacctctcaataaggaagaatacaggttatatcggtgtgtggcattcgagtgttatcatgacagcaaaacatacacagttaaatgcaggtTCTAGTACTAGTTTCAacacagtgcatacaagcacacgcACACATGATCAAGTGGTGTcgccacacccttcggcctgcaGTACCTGACGTCGGCCCGACCGACCCACAGTACTCGATTTTCCCAGCACATGGtaaaccccaggctcccatggcatcatactgcTACAAACTGGTGGtaccacacccttcagtgatcagctGGTAAGACTCATGCCTTCGAAtgtagagccggacactcttgccaaacatggcctagcgatttcatacacccgcagatatagagccagacactctcagtacctggaacaactcgaAACCCTgttccaattgcattccacaaaacacaactttgcatgcttatataaccaaacataccacactcctttggtaatctaaaatcgtggttttccaaacatatacaatttaaataaaatcaaggcatgaccatccctattacacagtataaatcatcatatacatactgTTTTTCCAACAAAATcggggatgcaacccaataccccctttttcccaaaactgtaatcatgaaaaacccatagttttacccattagatccccccaaatgagtaactaGAATGCACACAAAattgtggaccacagttccattgaatctgatttaaaaaataaccttcataaactgaatccccttacctttcccccaacagtaaatcccgaactccaaggcccctaaacagcaaaccgagttccaaaacctacaacgtacaatatagaatatactcacgactccattctctacaaaactactggaacagaaatgaaaatcgagccttacctcgattttgggctaAAACCCGAAAACACCCGAAATGAAGATCTGATCCGTagatattgtagagaatccttccacgattctcGTAGTAACTTTGGATCAACGATTCCCGCGACGAatagtgaagaaatctagagagatggagagtaggttgAATTTCTAGACGAGAccatatagacagctcgtcgacgagcctgggattttttatttttcgaaacccctcggcttcttcTCAATGACGAACCCCTGcacctcgttgatgagaaatgtaaggccttcgtcgacgaactctgactTCCTCGACGAAGCCTATTTAATTACCATCtcgcccctctcttaattaattaaacccacctatcacgattcgggttcttacaacctcccctccttacataAATTTCATCCTCgcaatttgccatctctcattcataaactcATACACGCATTTCTTAgaaagaaactggcgactactacaatgCAGCCCCATCACatcatatacataccctcactttggtagaagaataccgtggttacatatacaactgtctcaggagttcacaataacatacactcccaacgactaaccacctatcccaacccaaagtagagaAATGTACACATacttagaacaactgtggatactttcagCGTATTTTTCTTTACAGTTCCCAAGAatcttcctcaacctcatgattctgccacaataccttcactaacggtatatctttggtacgaaacttctgaactttatggtctagaatctgaacaggtatctcctcatacgctaaagtattcTCAATTTCCACATCctcatagctaataacatgtgaaggatccaacacatacctcctcaacatggatacgtgaaacacatcgtggaccctcaagagtgttaggggtagtgcaatcctgtaggctactggacccacttgctcaagaaccttaaatggtccgatgtacctcgggctcaacttgcccttcttcccaaatctcatcacccttttcattggatcgatcctaaaaaataccttaccccccacctcgaactccaacttaCGGTGGtaaacatctgcgtaactcttctgtcgactctaagctgatttaatcctctcccggatcaaacttaccttctcagatgcctgctgcacaagtttatGTCCTAACACCttacgttcaccaacctcactccaatacagaggagattgacaccttcaaccatacaaagcctcgaacggtgccaccccgatactagcctggaagttgttgttataagcgaactctactagtggcataaattgtatccagctactaccgaaatctaacacacaagctcgcaacatatttTCCAATATTAGTATCGTCCTCTCccactgtccatcagtctgggggtggaacattgtattgaaagtaagcttcatccccaatgctttctgcaagctcgtccagaattgagaagtaaacctggggtctcaatctgatacaatggacaccggtaccccatgcatcCTGACCATCTTATGCACGTAT
It encodes the following:
- the LOC131164768 gene encoding V-type proton ATPase subunit e1, whose product is MGFLVTTLIFIVAGIIASLCTRICCNRGPSTNLFHLTLVITATVCCWMMWAIVYLAQMKPLIVPILSEGE